A DNA window from Ranitomeya imitator isolate aRanImi1 chromosome 2, aRanImi1.pri, whole genome shotgun sequence contains the following coding sequences:
- the ATP5MK gene encoding ATP synthase membrane subunit K, mitochondrial, whose product MGGHDAGTQYHFTGIKKYFNSYTMVGRRNCVLATYASIAAIVLFFKLKPKKQAAVKDK is encoded by the exons ATGGGAGGACACGACGCGGGGACACAGTACCACTTCACTGGCATCAAGAAATACTTCAATTCTTATACCATGGTTGGCAGGAGGAAT TGTGTACTGGCCACATACGCAAGCATCGCCGCCATTGTCCTTTTCTTTAAATTAAAGCCCAAGAAACAAGCAGCGGTCAAAGATAAATAA